The sequence aaatgcaTTTGATCTTGTCATTATGCTGCTTGTAAAATTGATTAACTCAGTTAATCCCAACATCCTctcctgtcatctcttgtatgATATTTTGTAGGATCTGAGATGTAATGGCAAGGCCacagctagagagcttgtttatataattcaggagctctgtcttctgtatatcagagagctttttcttatattgaGAGGCTGCTTcattctgagcaagttgcaagtctttATGCTGTTGGTGCAGGGTCTCTTGattaactgagtactttctcaCAGTTGCAGCATAATTTGGGGTCTCttgtgattcaagatctttaattgcaagcctaattgaggtgttgttgaccatgttgttgcatattgaatgttgaatgttggaggaattttggtggtggaagatttggcttgtttagtggtgtggcttgcttagtggtgaactaccttacaCGCGTGGCCAGATGTCGATGTGTAAAGTGCGCAACATATGTTTGAAGGTTCAAGGCCTTCTAGCTGCCGTAACTGCTCTAGGGACTGTTCCCAGCCCCTGCATTTTTACAGCTTTCTCTTATCGCGTATTAATTTTGTTGCTTGTCTGGGGCCTGCTCAGGGACTGCTAACTCTCTCAGCTGTGAGATTGCATTGAGTTGGGGATCTAGTCTACTACGGAAGCTCTCAGGTGTATCTTTCATGAAACTACCCTCCTGTATAATAGTTTGAGACATGGCATAATTTTTAAGTGAATGGACATAGATCCAAGAACACTCTCTTGGGTCAGATGTTCTATTGAGGGCATCTGTCTCAAGAAAATCCTCTTGTGAAGAAATACCTGGCCTGGGCCAATGTTACAAACTAGTTACGAAATAACCACTGGATCGCCACTGGCCAGAAGCTTCATGGAACACAGCAGAAGGTGACATTGTATATGTGAGGTCTATATAATAGAGGTTAATTGCTTGGATTCTGGAGAGAGGCAAGCAATCAGTCTTCCGTTCTTTAAATATACTGTGAAAGTAGCTAGTTAAGAATCTATATGGTCGCAGCATCAGAGAAATTGACACCAAGGTCATATGCCTACTTCATACAACGCAAGATGCGCTCTAAGCAAGATATTGTGTCATTATACAATTCCCGGGATCAGCCCGATGGGACTCTTGCACTGACCCTCATCGACTTCCCCCGCTGAGTCTGCCATGAGTTAGTGACTGCGGCTCGTGACGAGTAACTAGACGAGAAACTTACGCGAGGCATTCTCCAAGGCCGATGACCGAAACGTAGTTAAAGCCCAGAGTCTCCAGCTGTACAGTGTAGCATCACCAGCTTTGTTTCCGCTCCCTCGTCAGGATGATACTTGTGGAATAGCGATGTAAACCGGGCGATGCCGCCAAAGCTTTAAATGAGCATCGAACCCTGGAATGACTGGTTCATCACTCGACACGGGTAAATCCGTGGCGGCCGCCGTGGACTGGTCCACAAGGACCCAGATCTAAGCGCCGTGAGGCTCGTTCTGGACTGCCAGCTTCAAACACCCATGTCTTCCCAGAACTCTATCCGGCCTGGATCTATATCAGCTTCACTCTTCAACGGCACGGCGTAAACTGCCAATAAGCCCTGATTTCATCCCTCATAAAGCATTCACGCTTCAATATTAGGGCATATAAAGATGAAGCGAACGATGCTTTGTTTCACCAAAGCCGGAACGAGATTGCTACCCTTTCTTGCGAATCAAACGTCGCCACGGTGAGGTTTGGTGGCTGGGATGTTCTCTCGTTGGCGcgatcatcttcatcttcataGCTCCATCCTCAGTCCCAGCCTCCCCCCTCTCGCTAAGGAAAACTTCACCCAACCACCTCAAATAATACCTTTCAGAGGAGCCAGGGCCATGAAATGTGACGAGGTAATCATGGCTCTTGTCATTAATAATGGGCCTCCCCACTCCGGCTCTGCGAgtttctttctttccccTGCGCTCCCTTCACTTCGCCTTTCTTTCACCCCCGGCGCCCATTGAATGAATGACGCAGAATGGTCTCCAGTGGAACTGCTACCTTGAAAACTGTTGACAGTAAGTTTGAAAGTATTCGCTCCTGGTTCTGTGTACTCGCAAAACATCCCAAAGAGCACACACAGCACTGTTTTTTGGTGCTCGCTAACGGTGATTCGCGATGGCTCCAGGAAGCAGGCCGCAGTTGGTTCACACTCCCTCGCAGCAATCCGTTGCTGCGTCCTCTGACTATTATTCGTTGTCCGATGCCACTGTCAGCTCCGGACAAAGCAGGATCACGGTAGTTCGATACCAGACACCTCCGTCACGGACGGTAACTCCCGCGGAGAATATGATAAACAGTGCCCCGAGGGATCAAGCTGGCAGGCAGTCGGATCCTCAACTGGCCGGTTCCGCTTTTCGGGCTGGCGCACGAACAGATACAGCAACTCCCACTCCGGGCGTCGAtgatactccgtacattcgTTTTGCAATCGATCAACTGACCCGCGATGAAGAACTGCGTGGTCAGGGTCGCCAGGGAACCATTGTCAGCACGGAAGACTATCCCATTGAACGAATCATCCCCGATGAAGGCTTAGGATATTATACACCTCCTTTAATACGGCGGGCGGATGAGCCAGAGCAGCCGGAACAGCCACAACAACCGCAACAGGAGCCCGAAAATCCTCCCCAACATGACCCGGCTGGTGAGCAAGATAGCATCCGTTTTTACAGCCAGTTCTAACAACTTTATTCTAGCATTTTTTATTCCAGTGGATCCCCCACGAGACAGATATCAATATCCTCCGCTTACCGCTGCTCCGTGCATCCTCCGTCCATTGCTACTTTGCCCTCTCATCTTTTCATGTCTCTGTATGATTGCTGCACTGGTTTTCTGCAGCGTATGGTGCCAAAAGTACGACTGGTTATGGGAATATAACGGTTTCGGGGGTTCGAGGTATTTCGTTTTCGAATTTCTGCCCCAATTGCTGGCGATTTTGATCGTTATTTGCGTCTTTGTCGTTCAAGCCGCTGTCTATCGGGTGATCCCCTTCTCCATCATTGCTCGAACGATCAACCGGCAACGTGCCCTTCAGAACTTGCCCATGTTTCCACGGAACTTCCTCTTACCCGATCTGTCCCACTTCCAACATGGTGAACCATTGATTGGGGCTTGTCTTCTTGTTATCTGGGCGACGAACTTCATTACCGTTCCACTTCAGAGCTGCCTTTTCCAGCCAAAATGGTACGCTGGTGGCGGTGAGGCCGGGTTTAAGTGGACCACCGTTCAGCCCATTGCCTGGTTGCTGGTCGCAGTATACGCGCTTCTTGCAGCAGCCCTTGTTGCAATAGCGCTCCGGTTTAACTTGGGAGTCACCGGACTACAGTGGGACCCGATCTCCCTCGCCGATATCATTCCAATGATTCAGAAATCCAATATTTTGCATGACTTTGATCAGGCTGAAATCGCCGATAGAGTGGAAGAATTCCTTCCTCCGCGCCCGGTTCGTCTAGGATACTGGAAAACCTCAATGCACCAGGAAATTTTCTACGCGATAGGAGAAGAAAATGCACCATTGCATCGCCTGCCAGAACGGAGCGAGGTTCGTAATGAAAAATCTCGCGCGAAAGAAATGGAAACCGAAGAGGTTGATGTAGAACGGCAGCAACTTAACGACAAAAACTCTTTCGAAAGAAACCTGCACTCTCCATTTATTCGATTCCGATGGGCTCCTTGGTTCCTGCGGGATACTTTTGTAGTAGCTTGGATCGTGATTGCGGTCGTCCTTCTCATCGCTTTCATGGTTGTTAGCTTCGTCAATCAACCCATACGGAACGGGTTCGCCCCTCTTCTTTCGACGGTTGTGTCATCCTCAGGTTTCTCTCCGTCTAATTTTCTTTACAGCTTTATTCCGGCGCTGATTGGAAACTTCTTTTTTCTGGCCTGGCAACCTCTGGATGTTTATTTCCGCGCTATCCAGCCTTTTGcatctctctcctctccctccGGAACCTCCGCTGAATCAAGCCTCCTCCTGAGCTATAATTCGTGCTTTCCTGTGGAGATCACTTTTGTTGCTCTGGCTAATCGTCACTACAAAGTCGCATACATCTCCTTTGTTGCGTTGGTATCTCTAGCAATCCCAGTCCTTGCCGGCGGCATGTTCATGGCTGAATGGTATTCTGGGGAAAGCGAGCTCCGAGTTTCGACGCACCTACCCGCATTTTATGCCCTCATCGCATTTGTTATGCTCTACGCCCTGTCTTATTCTATCCTCTGGCCCCGCCGAAAGAGATACCTCCCGCATAAGCTCTCCACCTACACGGATCTGATCAGCTTTTTGTACCAAAGCCCCCTTCTCTCGGATAAAACGTTCCGTGAACCGAAGACCAAAGTAGATTTGGTCACTCGGACAATCATCCCGCCTCCAGGAGAGGGCGGGACGGCGCTCTATGCCTTTGGAGTCTACCATGGACTAGATGGCAAGGAACACCTAGGAATCGATAGGCTAAGACGTCCGGAAAGGGGCGAAATGTTGGTTTCTCCACCACCGGGTGGTCGACCATTTTCGATGTAGCGATATTTTCTGTCTGCATTTTCTGTTGCATCCATGGAGTCTAAATTTCGGAATGTTCGCGCATACAGTGGTGGCTCTTTGGGGTTTATTTGGTTTCTGTGAATTTTTTATGAATGCCTAATGATAATGATTGATGTCGATGAGATAGACTATTCAGAAGCCTTACAAAAAACGAAAGTGAAATGAATATGAATACGAGAGGACGCATCTAGATGCCAGGCTTATGAAGTTTCCGAATCGCTTCGTTTTCGTGATTGCTtctattttccttttttttttttttttttttttaaaaaaaaccCTCGTTTGCTCGCATACAAGCTTCCAAAGTCCTGACTTAAGTTAACCACGAACAACCTGTGTATTTAAACCAGAAGATGTGTATAGATACGAAATTAGATATAATCAAAAATAGCTCGATTAAATCCACCAAGTAGAAAGTCAATAAAGAAATTTCCTCACTAGATTATGCAACCGACTCTgtcgttttttttttctcctgcTATCCCCTCGATTCCCCGCAGCGCTTGTACCTGATGAGCTCGACAATGAGCCCTCAAGAACATCACTACTATCCGGCGACAAGTCATTACCACTCCGGCCTTGGCTCGAGCTTGCTGCTTGTACATCTTGGGTGGGTTCGATATCGGAAGCTGGAGGTCTCCGTTTCTCCTCCCATTCAAAATTAGCGCTTTCACGGGGCGGTGCAAGGCCCAGATGGACAGATTCCAGAACTTCTCTCGCTTGCTTATGTATAAACGGATAGGAGCCATTGGTAGAATCCCTGAATTCGATTTGTTCGTTGGGAGTGACTGCAGGTGACAAGGGATTTGATGATCCTGGGCTCTGATCGCTTATCGTAGAGGTTGCCTGTAACGGGAAGCGAATCGTTTTTTCGTCGACATTGCCCTCGGAAGGGGTGTTTTTGACTTGCAAATATTCCAGAATAGCGGCTTTTTGGAGGCTGATTTCTTGTCCTGTATACGGGGATCTCCGGGGAAAGTCCTGATTTGATAATATATGCTCCCGATTCTTAGAACTGCCGGGCCTGTCAGTATTTGACGAATTTGATATATTGAAATATGCGACATTGCCTCGTTCTGCTGGTCTCCCCCTAGTCTGAGGCCCAATTTGCAAGAATCCTCCGTATCCCCCGGTCCTTTCAGGTCGTCCCCTACCGTTAGAACTAGAGCTCAAAACCCGTGGAGTGTCTTCCGTAGTCGCCATAGGTGCCGAGGGCATTTTGCGAATTGATAGCGGAGGGACCTGCATCGAATCTTGGCGCATAGGGAATTTTCCTTTGTGAAGCGCGCATGACGCTGGTAATGAAGTTTGGTGAGTATGGTGAGTATGGTTCGTGGAATCAATGCCCAGGTGTTCATCGGGCTCATTTCTATTCGCTGTGAAGTTCGGCAACGTTTCATGAGAACCTAGTCTCTCTTGATGGCGAGTCTGGGGTGACATAGGTCGGGCTAAATTCAGCCTTACTGGCGAATGTAACCGATTCCCTGGTGCCGGTGATTCTGTGTGTCTCTGCCCTGGAGTATCGTCCCAGGTATAATTAAACATCGTGTATAGACTATCCCCTGTATTGGGGCTCCTGTGGTAATTTCTTGCATTAACCTGTTTTCGCCGCGGCCGGGCTGTTCTAGCGCTATCTTCGGAGTCGTAGACGCTGTCCTCGGGCATGTGCCTATATTTTTCAATGATTGACGAAACAGAAGACGTTACGGCTGATGCGAGCGACTGCGATGCACTGTCATCTATTGACTCGTTGCCGATTGTCACCACGTCTAGATCAAGGTTTTGTATGTGAGACTGTGGAAACGGGGAATGAGAGGACATCACGGCATGATCGGTGACTTCTGGCGGGGGTCGGGGAAAGTGTTCCGGGTTCACTTGCATAGGGGGGTATCCATTCATATGACCTGGTGCGTGAGGACCCTCTAGAAGGGGGGGACCAGTCCTGGATCTCAGGTTTTCAACTGGGGTCGGAATCGTAGCACGAGTCCCAAGGCCCCTTTCTAGTTTCTCAGGGCCAGCGTTATGGCTGTCGCGGGTGCGCTTGTGACGTCGACCTATCCGGAAGAGACCGACAAAAAGGCCGAAAACCATGAAAGCGGCGAGGATGATCAGGGCCACCAGAGCTGCAGAAACAGGCTCAGATTCTGTTCTGGCTAACACTGGGAAGGATCGCCTAGTCCTTTTGGCTTCGGGTGTAACATGCCCAAACAAGGGTCCGACGGGGAGAACAGCAATCATCATCCAAGTGCACTGGGGCTGTTGCTTTCTGATAAACCCTGAAATCCAATATGCATGTTGCCATTGATATGAATGTGCCacaagaagaaagagacagCTTGAAAGATGCTAGAAAGTGAAAGGAAAGGTGGTATCCAACAAAGCAAACGAATGCTAGATACTGTGGTGACCTTTGTGCAGAGATTTAGATGGGGAACTCCCAAATTTCATATGATATAAGCCCTTGAAGCCATCAATTCTAAGTGTGAATTGAACTTGGGACATGGCAAGTTAATGAAAAAAGTGAATGTAAACCTTTTTTGTTGGTAAAGTTAAGACTCCATCATCTGTGAAACATTCTGTTTTCTCAAGGTGCTGTTATTTCCAGGATCGTCACGGCGGGAGTTCAATTCTAGCCCAAAGGTCAATAAGGCAATGGGGGGATTTGCGGGGGCAAGTTTGCATTGTCTCTATGTTAACACCAGTGCCTATTACATACTGTTAGGATGTTCGGTCCACCGGCGAATTTTATCCGGGCGTGCCTCAACCCCGAGCGATTGTGAAGATGTGCTTTTCCCAGGAGCTATGACCTTGCCACGGGTAGAAGGATAGGGGTAAAGACAATGTTATTTTGTAGCATGGTGTGGTAGTTGTGTTTTGAAGGCGACGTACTTTCGATAAGATTTCCTCGTCCGCTGGGCCTTAAATCATCGAGTAAAACGTCAATACTCCTTCACAGATATGGGTTTTATGTGGCAACAGTATGCACAGGCCGCTCTGGCTGCAGTTAGGGTCAATGCGAGCCTGCAAATGATCTGATGAACCGCAACTTTGAAGTTTCTGGAATAGAGGATTCGTTCTTCGAAAATTGGGCTTTTACTCCTTGACCCCGGCCCGTAGTACGCTAGTGAGAGTGTAATAGGGACGATAACGTAGCACACAGGTAACCATTATGGCCACAGAGGATGGCTTGTCGCAACTGGGTCAGCAATCGACCCGGACGGGGCGTTGTGACATAGAGCTAGGGATTGAGAGACGATGATCCGCGATTGTAGTGGGCGAGAAGTGACAGAAAAACGAGTTACTTTCTGCCAAAAACCAGAAAGCCACAAGGGCCTTCAAACTATTTCTCAGGGAAGTTGGACAATTTGTGAGTATCATGGCTGAGAGATGTGTCTGTCCACAGCCCCAATAGGCTGGGGTGAAGTCGTCGCAGATTAGGATGTGAATTTCGCAATTATGCAATTGTTTCTTCCAGGTCTCACTCAGCACATGCTTCAGTGGCAAGCACTGGCATTCATCCCGGCTGCAATGATGAAAAGGACCGAGCCCTTCCATTGTGCAATTGGTGATTAAGACCTATGACAATTTGATGAATGTTTCTTGACTTGTTGATCGATTCGGAGTGGATTATTTATTATCCAGACAACACAAGTTATAACAACCTCCTCCCCTTGTTCACTGGATGTAACTAAATTACTTCTCCAGGTGGCTGATATATACAAGTGTAatggatgtatgtatgtacatacaacAAGCTAAACAACTGGATGAGCCATTGGCATCTGGGTTCTTCTCCATCCGAATCTGCATCCGGCAAAACCCGAGTTCAAGGCGCCCTTGACAGTCTCGATGAAGTTGCCGTTGGCATACGCTTGGCTGGCGTCCCACAACATCACGCCGCCGAAGCTGGAGAACTTCCTGGAGTACTTGACAATTTCTGCGAGCTTTGATGCGTCCACGTACCCAGACCCGGCAGCTCTCTGATTTGCCGGGGCGCCGACGATGACCTTCACCTTTTTGTTCTTTGACACGGTCTTGGCCCACTCGTTCCATTCGCCCAGGTTAAAGGATTTTTGCTCTTCTTGTCCAGGCTCGAAGGTGTTCAAACCGCAAAAATTGTTATAAAACTGGACGAAAACAGCGTCAAAATCGACTTTACCTTCGAGCATCTCCTTGTTATACAGATCTGGGTAAGGGCATTGCGGTGCAACCGTTAAGAAATACTTCTTGGAAGCATCGGCCGCCATCAAGCTCCGCAGCCGATTCGCAAAGGGCACCATGTTACGGACGGTCGCCTCAAAGTCGAGATCGAAGCCATCCACGGTAGCATCTCCAAATGGGCGCGGCCTTGATGAATTCTTCTGAGGTCCAAATGTTTCCCAAATCAGGTTCGCGCCAGCAATGGCTTCCTCTTCCGTTCCAAACCCCCCTTCACTATACGTCGCCCCTCCAATGGATAGAATAATGGTTTTCCCTTTGCCTTGGCACTTGGTAATGTCCGCTCTGGGTCGAACCTATGTCAGCCCTGAAACAAGTCTGCTTGCGAATTTCAATTCACGATGGATTTTGGCTTACCCAATCTGGGGGCAATTTAGCAAGTCCGTGCCGGGGAAAGTTGTACAGTTGTCGCCCTGGTTGGCAAAATTGACTTGAGGTGCACCACCAATTCCATTGATCACTGTCACGAAGGCGAGCTGGAATACCTGAAAGTGGAATCTGTAAGTATGGGAATAGTACGCAGATCGAAACCTTTTCATTTCATACGTCAATGTTCGTGTCTATTTGATGCATTCCTTAGTTCTCTTGCTGACATGCTGATCATTTCTCACTAAATTACGGATATGATCACCCACTTTCACAATAGTAACCCAGGGGTTGTTGCGTTAGATTGCCAGAGCCTTGGTTATAGGAGTTCTGTCCTACACGGTACTGCCTTAGCAAATGTCCTTCGAAAGCTGATGTCCTGGTGGATGTCGGTGACTACACACCCCAGTAAACAGCGAGGTTGCTTGCTGAATCGGTGTCGAGGCGGGCATATGCAGCGTTGAAGAGCCCTATCACGGGTAGAAGGGCAGTTCGAAGACAATACATGTTCTATCAGAATTCATAAATTGTCCTTTTGATTAGCATCGCCCTAAGGGGGGAGGTATTGATTCCATGCATAACATCTTCCAAAGGTGAAGGAAGGAATAGGAGCCCCCTTTATATTCCTCTGGCCCCGGGATTTTTGTATCTTGCGCATGGCGGATTCTCCAGTCCTCACGCCCAAAGATGCCTGGGAACATGCCAACTGTCGTAGTGGGACGGCATGCACGCGGCCATCGCGAGGATGGTCATCCTGAAACGGTATCTCAAACAGCCGGAGAGATTTTGACGAGGGAGGGTGGACTAATGGAATGTGACCGTACGGTATGTGGCCAGCTTCTCATCATGAGAAAACGATGAGTTCAATGGATAATCCATCTGAAATCCATGGAGGGTCATCGATGCAGCGTGGAGGGTTGCAGAGGCGAGTTTTATCGTGCTGTTTCCATCCAGCATGCATTCCCGGAGCTCCCACCTCAAGATCTGAGATCTCAGAATGGTGCAGAGCTGGAGCTGACCCTCCAAAATCTGGATAGCCTGCCGAAGATCAAAAGAGATCTTCATACTAAAAGGGCATGAGTGTAGATAAAAGGCGTCGTCACGTCCATGGTGGTGGGTGTGGTTGTTGAGAAAATAAACTGTGCAGGTTCCGACGGAGGTCAGGTTTCACGTTTCATGTTCATCCCACGAATCAAAACATGATTTTTTAGGTTTTTCATGGCCCGGCCATGAGGAGAAAATAGGTGTAATTGCATTTTGTAGGAATTTTAAGGCCCTGTGATGCTGTCAGAGCGGACGAGGATGATCTGCAGGATCATGCGTAACCAGCGATCACCCTCACTACAGCAGAGAAACTAGACTAGGTGGCAACCAGAATGCAGTCCTTATACAACCAGGGTGGGATAAAACTGCGGGTGAATGGATCGGAGCGCACATGGAATTTCCCTCGGATCTGGTGTCACCGGTTCGATATTACGTGGAGCCCCTTGGTCCAAGCAAAGGGAAGAAACGGTTCTACTGTAGAGCAAGATTTAAAGACGTGACAAACAAATCCTCGTAAGATCTTGCTTTATTTAGCGGTTCAACTATGTACACATATTTGAGAAATTCCTGTAACGAAAGGTCAGGAGTTCACTGTCTGTTCCCGATCTACTTGGGACCATATTTACAAATCGAAACAAAAGCCAAACCGTGCCAGCGTTTTAGCAGTTGACGTAGATAGCTGGGAGGAAATATTAGTATTAAAACTTTAAATTGAAATTGGACGTGGTCTGCGACTTAGGCTTACCGTTTGCAAAGAGGGAATACGTGTCTGCGTTGAGGAGGGCCTGCTCAGGACTAAGTTTTCTGATGCCGTCGTATCCGTACGCATGATCCCGACAGTAAGGATCATAGACACCAGGGTTGTGGGTGAACTCATGGAGGCAAGTAGTAGCCTGGTCTTGCGCGTGGCATTCATCGCTGATTACTGGCAGGTCGTAGTAAATTGGGCAGTTGACGACGACGTTAAGAGATGGGAGGGTGTACGCAATGGTGTTTGGTGTACACTGATTACCGCGATCGTTGCAGAAGTAGCGGGTCGCGCCGCTATCGGTTGAGGATGATTCCTGAGCAACAGCATTGAGTCGGGCAACAATAGTCTCAACAGTCTGTGCATCAGACTTCATGAAGTACTCCTCAACCTTCCGGGTATTATTCTGAGCGGCCTGCGCTGCAGCTCTTGAAAGCTGAGCAGAGTACTCGAGTGCCTTCAAAAGAGTCTCCCTTTGTTCCCCTCTGCAAGCACTCTCCACTCTGGTGCGTGCACTAATCGGATTGATTGCCTTGGAGACTGTGGCGGCAAGGGCACCGTCAATGTCAAGGTCAAGTTTGTTGGACTTGAAAGCGACAGCTCCAGCAATCGTGGTTCCATCGCCTTCCGCAAATGGGATGGCGCCCTGGGAGAAAACAGTATAGGCGCCACCACTGGCTAGATCAGCGGTAGAGGCGATATCAAATTCCCTTTCAACAGTCTGACCGGGACTGAGGGAAACAAAAAGGCTCGGCTCGAGGTTCTTCATGAGAACACGCCGCAGCATACCTTCAAATTTCACGGGTTGGCCTGGCAAGTACATCGGAGTCAGTTAGGTTTTGAAGGAAACATGATTGAGATTAGCAATACCGTCCTTGAAGACACCAACCTTCTGGATTGGGCCGTCGTCGAAGAAATTGTTATATTTCAGCAACTTCAACTGACGGTCGGCCTTGTTGGTAATAACCGCCTTGATGCGGGTGTTACCAATAGCACTGAGTTGAACATCAAGCTCCGACCCAGTCGCCTGGGGAATGGTAAGAGAGAGGACGGGGTTTGCTAGGGCCGCCAGGGCCGCCACAATCGAGGGAAACAACATAACGAATTGAGGAGCAAAGTGTGAATAGGGGAAATTATCAGCCGGGGTACGCCAAGCAGAGTTTGATTCACCTAAAGGTCTGCTTGCTTTCTAGGGCAAACGACAGGAATGAAAAGTGATAAGCCTTCTTGGTGGTCGGAAGGGTTATATGTTCGTTCAGCATGATGCTTCGGCTCGTAATTCCTCCATCGGCCGAGGTGACCATCACCGTTAGCCGCCGAAAACAATGATTCTTCATGGATTTCCAGGGTTGCATCACCGTTGATTTTAGTTGCCAAGGGATACCGATCAACATAAACGCCGTGTTCTGCTCGAGACTTATTCCCGGGGGGTTGGGACGAGGATAATATTCCCTTGTGGTGGCGGGTAAAGGGTAAAAGGAATGGCCACCAGCCATGAGAGCATCGACGGCAGCTGCCAGTGCACCGGCCATAGCTGATGCATGCGAGGGTGCCAAGTCTAGACGGATATGCTCGATAATCATTGTAGAGAAAGGACGAAAGAAAATATCGCTGCGTAACGCCGGTAATTTGGTTGCTCACGTACTGTCTCGACCGACAAGCCTGCTAGAGTTTCTATCGGGTAGTTGTGCCGAAGCTGACGTGGGAGCAGCGTATCTTAATTCCAACCCGGCTTCGAGTAAGGACCCAAATGCGGAGCGAAGTATGTACATCCTATGGCTGAGCATACAGTGTATATGAATATATATGTATAGATTTTGTGTCTATACATCCAGCACATACGGATACCATGCAGTCCACGCACCTGGACAAATGGTCGAGCGGGAAAAAACCGAAGCCTTCTTTAAAGTGGTGGCTCCCCTTCAGCACCGAATCACCGACGACATTATCAGGCCGGCTGAGGCGGAAGGTTGCCACGAGAAGAATAAACAAAAGTCGGCGATCAAAATGGGGACGCTAAGGTTTCAAGGCGTCTAATCTTGCTGATCTGCTTCAGAGATCGACACACCAGAAACGCGTGGAGACGGCGCAAAGAGGGCTTTGAAGTTGTAAGGGAAAAGGTCGCCCCTGGATCCCTGCCGTGAGGAAGCGAATGACAGGGATCTCATCCTCATCTTGGCCCCCGGCTCTGGCGGGGGTTTCATTGATTGATCTCCGATGCAGGCTTGGACAGTTTTTAATGAGCACCAGTGATTCAATCGAAGCAGGCGGCTTTGTTCCGTATGCTTCTAGAAAACGATACCAACTCTGCATGCCAGGGCTTTAGACAGCCAGTTTATGAAGAGATCTTCGGAACTGCTCGCTCTTAGTAAAGCTTGTTTTCTTTCAGGAGTGGCCATCTGGAGAAATCTGCGCAGGCACAGAAGTCTTCGTTCTGCCGCAGATGGAACCGTCCGGCTCCCGATACCCTGGAATTTGCGTTTATATCTCCCCAAGGAGAGAAAGAATCTACCGACAATCGTGGGGAAATGGTCCATCGCGCGGGGGTCCAACCCTAGCCCTGGCCCCGACCTCCGTCCATCGAAAACATGCATCGTAGGTATCTTTCTTTGTCCAGCCCCGCACCCGGATAGCATGTAGCATTGATAGCCGCATTGTACGTCGAATCTACGGTCACGTACCCCTCTTTGAGCCCCCAGAGACCAAGATAAATATACTTGTTATGTAGACGAAGATCATCGGAATAGGCTAGCACTCCCAATCTGAAA is a genomic window of Coccidioides posadasii str. Silveira chromosome 3, complete sequence containing:
- a CDS encoding uncharacterized protein (EggNog:ENOG410PIWI~COG:S~TransMembrane:9 (o210-233i254-275o322-345i366-388o520-540i547-568o588-606i613-634o654-672i)~BUSCO:2234at33183), with translation MVSSGTATLKTVDRSRPQLVHTPSQQSVAASSDYYSLSDATVSSGQSRITVVRYQTPPSRTVTPAENMINSAPRDQAGRQSDPQLAGSAFRAGARTDTATPTPGVDDTPYIRFAIDQLTRDEELRGQGRQGTIVSTEDYPIERIIPDEGLGYYTPPLIRRADEPEQPEQPQQPQQEPENPPQHDPAAFFIPVDPPRDRYQYPPLTAAPCILRPLLLCPLIFSCLCMIAALVFCSVWCQKYDWLWEYNGFGGSRYFVFEFLPQLLAILIVICVFVVQAAVYRVIPFSIIARTINRQRALQNLPMFPRNFLLPDLSHFQHGEPLIGACLLVIWATNFITVPLQSCLFQPKWYAGGGEAGFKWTTVQPIAWLLVAVYALLAAALVAIALRFNLGVTGLQWDPISLADIIPMIQKSNILHDFDQAEIADRVEEFLPPRPVRLGYWKTSMHQEIFYAIGEENAPLHRLPERSEVRNEKSRAKEMETEEVDVERQQLNDKNSFERNLHSPFIRFRWAPWFLRDTFVVAWIVIAVVLLIAFMVVSFVNQPIRNGFIPALIGNFFFLAWQPLDVYFRAIQPFASLSSPSGTSAESSLLLSYNSCFPVEITFVALANRHYKVAYISFVALVSLAIPVLAGGMFMAEWYSGESELRVSTHLPAFYALIAFVMLYALSYSILWPRRKRYLPHKLSTYTDLISFLYQSPLLSDKTFREPKTKVDLVTRTIIPPPGEGGTALYAFGVYHGLDGKEHLGIDRLRRPERGEMLVSPPPGGRPFSM
- the TOK1 gene encoding Potassium channel (EggNog:ENOG410PHEQ~COG:P~TransMembrane:1 (n3-8c13/14o37-60i)), producing MMIAVLPVGPLFGHVTPEAKRTRRSFPVLARTESEPVSAALVALIILAAFMVFGLFVGLFRIGRRHKRTRDSHNAGPEKLERGLGTRATIPTPVENLRSRTGPPLLEGPHAPGHMNGYPPMQVNPEHFPRPPPEVTDHAVMSSHSPFPQSHIQNLDLDVVTIGNESIDDSASQSLASAVTSSVSSIIEKYRHMPEDSVYDSEDSARTARPRRKQVNARNYHRSPNTGDSLYTMFNYTWDDTPGQRHTESPAPGNRLHSPVRLNLARPMSPQTRHQERLGSHETLPNFTANRNEPDEHLGIDSTNHTHHTHQTSLPASCALHKGKFPMRQDSMQVPPLSIRKMPSAPMATTEDTPRVLSSSSNGRGRPERTGGYGGFLQIGPQTRGRPAERGNVAYFNISNSSNTDRPGSSKNREHILSNQDFPRRSPYTGQEISLQKAAILEYLQVKNTPSEGNVDEKTIRFPLQATSTISDQSPGSSNPLSPAVTPNEQIEFRDSTNGSYPFIHKQAREVLESVHLGLAPPRESANFEWEEKRRPPASDIEPTQDVQAASSSQGRSGNDLSPDSSDVLEGSLSSSSGTSAAGNRGDSRRKKKRQSRLHNLVRKFLY
- a CDS encoding uncharacterized protein (CAZy:GH18~SECRETED:SignalP(1-20)~EggNog:ENOG410PIRU~COG:G): MYCLRTALLPVIGLFNAAYARLDTDSASNLAVYWGQNSYNQGSGNLTQQPLGYYCENTNIDVFQLAFVTVINGIGGAPQVNFANQGDNCTTFPGTDLLNCPQIGADITKCQGKGKTIILSIGGATYSEGGFGTEEEAIAGANLIWETFGPQKNSSRPRPFGDATVDGFDLDFEATVRNMVPFANRLRSLMAADASKKYFLTVAPQCPYPDLYNKEMLEGKVDFDAVFVQFYNNFCGLNTFEPGQEEQKSFNLGEWNEWAKTVSKNKKVKVIVGAPANQRAAGSGYVDASKLAEIVKYSRKFSSFGGVMLWDASQAYANGNFIETVKGALNSGFAGCRFGWRRTQMPMAHPVV